The region CAAAGTCTGGGTGACAGTGACGTGTCCacgtaggttcatcagttgcaACTGCTGCACAGCTCTGGCTGGGGACACTGATACTGGGGGAGGCTGTGcgtggcgggggcagggggcgcacgggaaatctctgtgccttcccctcaattttggtCAGTTTTGTCACCTCAATTTTGCTATAAAtcgaaaactgctctaaaaagcaAGATTGTTAAAGGTAACAAAGCCGCTGCGGGGTCTCACCTGCCCATCATGCCGGCGCTTCTTCATGAACTGCGTGATGCACATGCTGCCCACCGACTTCCTCTTGAGCGAGACAGGCGTCCCCTGGCTGGGCCCTGCGGCGGGGACGCTGCCACTGTCCTCCCTGGTGGCCGAGGGCACTGTGGTGACGTAACTCCACTGGCAGGGCACGGGCAGGTGCTCCTGGGCAAAGTTCTTTAGCACCTGTGGGTGGACGTACCAGCACATCCTGTAGTCGGGTCTCTTCTCATACACTGAGTTCTCAGAAATAATCCGCTTGAGCCTGGCCTTGGAGGGGACGGCGGTGTCCTCGCCGGCAGTGGGGGTCTGTGGACGGGAATGGCCAGGGCTTGGGGGGCTCGCGGCGCTGAGCTCAGGGCTGCCGGCGTCCTTGCTGAGCAGTCCTCGGCGGCAGCACTCCTGGAACTCCCGGATGATCACTTTGCTGCCATTCACGTTCCCGTGCAGCAGCGGGAGCAGCTGGGCCAAGACTGGCAGGGAGAGGGGGACATGTGGATGAGACTCGGGGCGGGATGGGATAAACGTGGCACCCGGGTTCTCCAACCTGTCACCGAGGCCGAGAAACACGGTCAGCTTCGGGTGGCCTTTTATTCCCttctggttttattgagatataatcaacACACAGCAccgtgtaagtttaaggtgagCAGCAAAATGCTTACTGACATCACGAAATGACCAACCACGATCGGTTTAGTGCGGGTGGCTTTTTATGGGTGGACTTAAGACACGTGAACTTGCTCCAGAAGAGATTCTGAGAGGCCCAAGCCCCAGGAGGCAGGACTCGTTGCGATAAACTGTCATGTTTCACTTCATGAGCCTGTTTCCTTAGTTAACAGTCCTCACGTTCTGCTTCTGAGTGGCGGGCCCTCCCTGGCTTTGAAGAGCTAGGGATGTGTGTGCTGGTTGGGCAAACGGGCCGACTGAAGTGGCTGCCCTGTGCTGCTCCCGTGAGTGTCACAGAAAGGACACACGTGCTCAACAAGCGCTGGCTTTGGCTATTTTTTTGAAGAACTTCTGAATTACCACGCCACATGCCTAGGAAGtctcctgcctgccccaggcctggaactccctgggcctggaggaggtgggagcccGAACCCTCCGTCCCCACCCGTCCCCGGCACTCACTCTGCTggtccttcttctctttcttggagGCCTTGGGCGTCTGCTCCTCCTCGGGGGGCGCGGTCTCCAGCAGGCAGGCCGTGAACTGCTGCAGCACCTTCAGGTCAGCTCCACTATCCCTGTCGGCCGCCCAGACACAGCCGATCTTCACGGGCTGGAGGATGCGGAACCTCTTCCCCTTGGCCAGAAACTCGTCCCACTCCTTGGCCTTCAGTTTCTGGCGAACCTTGTGGTTCTCCGGGTCGGCACACTCCTTGCAGGTTAGAGAGGAGCAGACGCTTGCTCAGGGTCCCCCTCCCCGGCACCCGTGGTCCCAGCCTCTGGGGCAGTGAGGGCACGTGCAGGGGCGGGCCGGTGAGGAACGGCGCCCACCCAGCTTCCAACCCCCGATGGGTGATGAAACGGGCAGAGTATTTTCGGATTGAATGATAACTGGCACTTTCCCCCATTTGGTACCTTAGGTGCATCTGCCCCCTCTGGCCATCCCTGGGTAGTCACAGGTATTTTTTATTACCTCGCCAGTAAGCCTCTTAACGCCACTGTGGGTTTTCTGATTAACATGTGATCCTGAAGCTGAAATCACCATGCCCggccctctcccaccccagactGGTGCCACCGTCTAAGGCAGATACACTGCAGGCCCAACGAGACCTGTCTGCCTCGTTGGCTGGGAACGTACGAAGAACACAGGCCCTGCAAGTCTGGCTCTGAGACAAGTCACTCCCACAGTGGCATCAGCCCTGTCAGCTTCCCCACTACCCAAACACCACGACCTGGTAGGCCTTCGTGAGTCCTAGAAACGGCTCCCTCAACAGTCCCACCATCTGGCAGAACTGAGAAAGCTGGGGGGGGCGGCAGTGCTGAGCCTCTGAGGCTGTGGGGAGCGAGGTCTACGTGGAATCGGCCGTGGGGGTGGGCTGAGACCTATGTCACCACCCCCAGGTCGGCGGCCACCAAGCTCCGGACCCATCCCCTCCCCGTTCACCCCTCACCTCGGTTACTCCTTCATCCTCAGACAGGTACCCATGGGGCACGAAGAAACCATCGTCCTCATCCTCATCCTCTCCCACCTCATCGTCGTCATcctcaagaagagaaaaaagtacGTTCATGTGTGGAAACAACACATGCTTCACGTAAAATTTTAACCTGtgaacatctaagaaagaaagagccTCCTACTGCTTCCAGTCTCATTGCTGTGCACACCCTGAGGATCAGCCAAAATCCCATTACCCAGCCCCCCCATCGTGCTCcagcgggggtgggggtcaggcagGACACAGATAAGCACGGCCCAGACGTAAAGCAGCGGGAATGGTGGGCCCCTCGGTGAGGCAGCGAGCAGGCGGGCCCGTCCACCACTAGGCAGGTTACTGCCACCCAGTAAGGTTTTCCCAGAACAGCCGTAAACCCGGATGCTGTGTGTGAGGGAGCCCGGCCCAGAAGCCGTAAGCAGCCCGGCCGTGCTCACCCCTTCGCTGTGGGAGAGGGACTCCCCCGGCTCGTCCTCCTCCCACTCCTCGTCGCTGTCCACCTCGTAGTCAAGGAGGCTCTGAGGGGGCAAACACGCGGTGGTCACTGTCGTCCTCAGGGTGGAAGGGGAAGGCAGAGCACGAAGGCTAGAACACTCAGGGAGTTCCCGGAGCCCAGTGACAAGGGCACACTGGGAAGGAAGCGCAGAGGGTCGGGAGCAGCTGCCCGCACGCTCACCCGGTCCTGGGCCCAGGGGTCCCTCGGGTGGATGACCGTCGTCTTCCTGTTCCACGTCCCCCAGTAGGCCGGCCGGTGGTTCTCGGAAAACTGCAGCAGCTTCATCCTGCCAAACCTCCTCCTTTCGGGGACGCCATCCACTTTGCTGCTCTCCAAGATCACCACGCCGCTGAGGGGAGAGACCCCCGCTCAGAGGCCCTTCTGTGGCTCGCGCACCCACCACCAGCGGCCTTCCCCCCAGGGCAGCAGGCGGTGACGGGCAGCCCCAAAGCGGAGGCACCACCTGCCCCGAGACAGGCTAGCATTTACTCCAGGGGCGTGGCGCGAGGAGAGGGAGGAGCCTGACCGTCCAGCAGCTGCCCCACAGCGCGCACCAAGGCAGCGTGTGACGGGTAAGCTGGCATGAGCGGGGAATGTCCCTGCCCTGCCGGGAGGCCGGCATACACAGCCCGCCCTCCAAAGCAGGGCTTTCTGCGAAGCCACCACACCCGGGAGACTCTGGAGGCTCAGGGGAAGCCGGAACAGAGAGGTCTGGGGAAGCAGCCGAGTCTGGGGCCTGAGGCCCGGTGAGAGAGGACCGGCCAAGGCCACGGGACGCAGGAGCGACCAGAACACAGGGGTCTGCCCGGGCCGCCCAGGGCTCTCTGACATCACCAACGGGCAAACGGCAGTCTCCGCCGGCACTAACCTGTTAAAAAGCTCTGTGTTCTGGTTACAAACCACGGTGGGCCCGGACCTGAGGGGCCGCCGGCTTTTCAGATCTTTCAGGAAGGAGAATTCGCCGCTCTGCTGCCGGAGGAGCTGGTCTAACTGGTCACAGAGGTCTTGGTCGAAGGCGGTCCGACAGCGAGGGGCGAGGACCATGTGCTCTTTGATTTCAAAAGGGGCAAACTTCCCACAGGAACCGGCCAGGGTCTGAAATGGAGAAGGGGCATGATGGCACCTCTACTGCGACACACCCGCACACAGCAGCGGTGAGGAGGAGCCGCCGGAAGTGAGGCCCGGTGCTTTCGAGTCGTCCAGGTTGGGAGGTCAGAGGAGACGCATACACAGGCCACACGCTGCTTGATAGCATTTACGTGGGTTTCTGGAAAAGGCGAAACTACAGGGCCAGAGACTGTGTCGGCAGCCGCCAGGGCTGAGGTGGAAGGAGGGAGCTGTCTCGGGGGACGGAAATCCTCTACATCTTGATGACGGAGGTGGCTGCAGGGCCCTGTACATCGTCAGAACTTGCTGATCAGTACTCCTGAAAAGGACGGATctcactggatttttttttttaaggataattAGACCTGGATGAGCAAACAGAGACCTAGGAGAGTGACCCGCCACACTGTTACAAGATGACTCGAAACAGAGCTGAAGCCTGATGTGAACCTGAAACATGGGTGTCTGTATCCTAAGAATCCTCCTCAGTAAACcctggtaggtttttttttttttttggctgtgccgggcagtatgtgggatcttagttccctgaccagggatggaacctgtgtcccctgcattggaagtacaGAGTGTTAACTACTGGACCTCCAGAAATTCCCAACCCTGGTAGGTTTGAGTTCCCTTCTTAGAGCTCCTTCAGCATCGTGAATGTCTGTGTCAGCGGATCCTGAGGGTGGCAGCAAGTGAGGACAACATGGGGGGTCAGGAGGAGCGTGTACGTCTCTGAGGTTGGGTATAAGAAGGCCAGCCTTTCACCCCAGCAAGAAAACAACAGCTGAGGCCAGCACCCTCACTGTGGGTCGCATGGCAGGGTCACCCAGGAACTGTTTAAAATCCTGATGCCCAAGCCAGGCCCATCAGGTTCTCTGGGATGGGATCCAGgctccagtaatttttttttttttttttttgcggtacgcgggcctctcaccgtcgcggagctcaggctctcgacacgcaggctcagtggccatggctcacgggcctagccgctccgcggcacgcgggatcttcccggaccgaggcacgaacccgtgtcccccgcatcggcaggtggactctcaaccactgcgccaccagggaagccccaggctccagtgatttttaaagctccctggTGAGTCCAACACACAGCCGAGGCCAAGAACCAGCAGACTGTTCTCCTCACTAACAGCTGCTGGGAACATCGGGTATCCGTATGGGGAAACATTAGGGCCACGCCCCAATCCACGAGCACAAAGAATTCCAGCTAAGCTAAGGaactaaataaacataaaaaaacaaaacttaagctaaaaaaaaaaaacaaaactggaaaaaattaaaacgtGTCTATAACCACAGGATACATAAGGCTTTCGAAGCAAAACCCAATTacgataaaagaataaaaatgttcacATTAAAACGAAAAATTTCTGTACGAGACACCATCAACAAGTCAAGGGGGAAGGAATGGACTGAAGGAAGTATGTGTAGTGTACCCCACCAAGAATGAAAATCCAGACTATATAAAGAGCCAGAGATAGGGGAAAAAGCCTATCCTATAGAAACATGGGCAAGAAACAGGAACTGGcaagtcacagaaaaagaaataaaatggcaagcaaacataaaaagatgttcaactgcACTGAGAATCAAGGAAAAACGAAGTGAAACAAAGATATGTATTTTTCACCCATCAGGTCGGCAGTTTTAAGAAAATTCGTCACACCCAGTGCTGGCAGTAAGTAGGCGGAGAGGACATATTTTGACGCACTGTGGGGACGGGAGACTGTCCATCAGCATTTCCTGCTGGGAGGGCACTTGGACAATAACAAATACAACTCTGTCAACGTTGTGTCCCCCGGACATAGTGGCAAGTCCGCATCCTGAGAGGTGTGCTGGTGACATCCATGCACCGCTTGGGGGGGGATCAACAGGGGAGGGGGATATCAACGATGATGCCACTCACACCACGACACTTTACGCAGCAacgaaaaagaatgaagagaggcCAACATGGCAAGAATCCAAGATAGGGCTAAGCGAACAAAGCGGTAACATAATAAATTCATGATTTGTTACctacataaatacacatatatacgaaGGGATGCACGCGCCCAGAGGAAAGATCTGGAAGGACACCCTTGTATCAGAGGGGGTGGGTCACACCTCTGGAGCATGGAGGGATGCGGGGGACGGAGGTCTGGGGTCTCCACAGGCAGAGGATGGTCTAGAAGGTGACCGGATGGCAGATGGGGAAGCAGAATCCTGTGCTGAATCCCACATGTTTTATGCTCAACCTTGTCTCCTATGTTGAGCAGAAAATCTCCGAGGGTGAGGACCGGGTCTTTCTCCCTTACACCTTCCCACACGGCTCCCACCACAAAACTGTTGACGAAGCAACCTCTAAACGCTTGGCAGTTTTAGTAAACGTGCCACTTTTTGCCTTTTTGAGCACACAGTGAATGACAAGATATTGAACCTCCAGATCCTACCAGCGATCAAAGCTCCCTGGGCAAGCAGAGGCTCCTCTTGATGAAAGCAGAGCCAGTGAGTCAGAAGacgtctttttatttttcaaaaggaacAGCCTGACAAAGGCCAAAAGTAAAGCCAAAGGAAGCCAGTTGCTCACCTTGGGGGCCTGTGGAGTCTTTGGTTTCTGAAAGAACCTCGTGATTTCCGCCTTCTCGGCTTTAATGCGCTGCAATGTAAGAGAAGAGGAGgatgaggaagaaatgaagagaaactgTTTTAAAACATGCAAAAGCCCCTAGAACTGAACCCCAAGCATTTTTAGGTTGAAAGCATTATTTTGATGTTAGCTCTCAAAACCCACAAGTGGGTACCAGGCAGTCTCAAAAGGTCAGAGCTGCAGAAGGACCGGGATGTCAAGCCAGCAGGCACGTGTCAGTCCCTGGgccccccaccccgcttcccACTACCTCCAGGATGATATCCGATATCCAGCAGTAGTCAGGCAAAAGACCCCGCTTCTCAAACACAAAGGAAGATGCAAGTTCTGGGAGAACATGctaccttttcttcttctctcaaccgtttctcctcttcctttttccgCTTCTCCTCCAGCTTAGCCCTAAGAGACATCAAACTCAGTTTCACCAACCAGCACAGGCCCAGCCCACGCCCGGCAATCGTCCCCCGAGGCcaggcatggggagggggagggggagggggagagggggagggggaggggaggggagggggagggggaggggaggggagggggaggggagggggaggggaggggagggggaggggaggggagggggaggggagggggaggggaggggagggggaggggaggggaggggaggggaggggaggggaggggggaggggcacgcACTCCAGGGCCTCCTGGCGCTCCTTGCGCCGCTCCTCCTTGCGCCGCTgcttctctgccttctccttttcATCCTTCTCCCGCTTCTCGCGCCGCTCCTTCTCCTTcagctccttctcctcctccctcttctttctggCCTCCTCCTTGGCCCGCCTGGCCTCCTCCCtcagcttctccttctcctccttctcggCCCGGAGCTTCAGCTGCTTGCCCAGGCGCTCCTTATCCTGCACGGGAGACGGTCCACAGCTCAGCCCCACGGATGCCACAAAGGGCCGTGCCAGCGTCCGGGGGCGGCCGTGCGCAAGCGGAGGGGAGGCACAAAGGAACCAGCCCCGGGAGCAGCCTGCTGGTCAGCATCCTTACGAAGAGGGGGCTTTTCAGTCCACTACATTTCCTTCTGTCATGAGAAAGGCGATGAGGGTTAGCCGACTGCCACAGGACCTTCTGGGCAATTCAAAGTAAGATGCGTTTAAGACACCGTCTTCAAACGTGGGATGAGGGTCaatttttacttaattaaaaaagacTAAGTAAGCACCTCTAGGCTGCCTACGCCGGGTACCTGCTGTTGGATCTGAACTGCATTTCTGCTCAGAAAGCTGTggtgaaataaagacacaaaAACACCCACAGGTTTTGCCTCCCTAccttcaaaacaaaaacattttccttcCCATCCCCCCAAAACTATTCCAGACAatagggtttcttttctttctcttgaaatGAGAGTGGGATGAGACAAGGAGGGGGAACCTGACGAGCAAGTCTTAAAAACAGGGGGGTaactgagacttccctggtggcgcagtgtataagactccgcgctcccgatgcaggggacccggattcaatccctggtcagggaattagatcccacatgcatgccgcaactaagagttcacatgccacagctaaggagcccgcctgctgcaactaagacctggcacaaccaaataaattaattaattaaatactaaaaaaacaaaaaaaacagtgggGAACAGATgagaacacattaaaaaataaaagaaaaaaaaagttttttaatctttacagccatttctcaaaagaaaaaattctttttatctttaaaaccaTTTCTCAAAAAACCAAACGAACAAACATTTCTTGGGATCTGAAAAGGTCAGATGTTAATAAAGGACCCAGAGTGATCTCTATGACTATGGCAGTGCCGTTTCATCACCAGCAGGAGGAAACAGCTAGTTTCTTGGATATTCTTTAAAGcgggaacatttttaatcacatcaGTTCCTCATTCCAAAGAATTCGTATGTGGCCTGGGGCGCTGGGCTattatataattttgattttgtattAAACAAGTTTCACCTCCCAGACTGAAGGGCATTACCTTCTAACATAGCGCAGGGTAATTCTCAAGGACAGGAACCACCAAAGATGGGCTTCTCACCTTTGGCAGAAGCCCGACAACTCAGCTTTTTGTATGGGCCTATGATCATGTCCTTGTGCCTAGAGAATATCCTACCCTCTGCCCTGATCAACCTTTGCTCGCTTCACAAGAGCCATGGAGGCATGTTGGTAGAGATCTGAGAAAGTCCTTGCCAGGTACCCTCCGCACGGGACTCGTGGGATACCTGAAGAAGGGGCTGGTCTGGATCGAGTAACGAGACCAGCCACGAGTGCCGGGTGGTGAGGAGGAGTCTCCCCCTGCTAACTACGAGGACAGGAGGCTTCTGGAATCAGGCCCTCCCCACTCCCGCCCCACAGGTGCCCATCTCTGAAACTACAATGAAGAATGAGATAAACTCTAAAATCAAACACAGCCATGAGGCAGACGGCACAGGAAGTGCCTGGTGAGCGCACAGCCAACTGTCATCAGCGCCCCTTCCGTGAGCTGGTCGGGGAAGAAGGCCATGGCCTTCTCTGCAATTCATCCAGTAAGGAAGAAGGCCCCTGCACTGCTGGGTGTGAAACATGGTGACCTCCAGATAACAGAATGGAAGACTCAGCAGGTAACCACTAAACAGTAATCACCCATCTGATGTAGGGGCCACCATGGTACAGCGCCTGGGAAGGGATGGAACTTCAATCTATGCGCGTAGGAGGCTGGGGTGCAGGGAGAGCCACTGGGTTCTTTTTAAGACAATTTTAAACTACAGTGGGGCTGCCCAACTATTACGACACTCAGAACTAATTATAATAAGAGCTTAGAAAAGCCTACGTGCAAAACCTTAGGATTCAACAAACCTAAAAATGATGCAACCCATAAGCACAAGGCCCAGTTATGCAAAATGAAGCAAGAATCAAAATAATGCTCAGAACAAGCAGGGGAGAGTGAAAACGGGGCCAGAGAAGGGCAAAGGGCTTTGTTTCCTATTTACTGCAAAAAGCACACCCGGGGAACTTTCTATTTCAGGGGACATATCTTACTCTTTGCGGTCTCATCTTGTTCTTCTCTGCAGAGCCTCTGACCAATTTCTTACTTATCTGAAAGGAAAGACATTGATCTATAAACATGGGTTGTTTCAATCACTTTCACACGTTTAACATACCGCACAGTCCTTGGGGAGGGCAAGGagaaaacaatgtaaaacaaCAACAGTGAAAACCTTTCCGGGTACCAGTTCCAGCAAACAGAACCAAAACTTCTTAGCTGGGTCACAAACTCCAACGCATGTGGGGATAAAAGGGGAGACTGGGACGCAG is a window of Globicephala melas chromosome 3, mGloMel1.2, whole genome shotgun sequence DNA encoding:
- the CHAF1A gene encoding chromatin assembly factor 1 subunit A isoform X1 gives rise to the protein MLEEPECGAPGARGAAAAMDCKDRPAFPVKKLIQARLPFKRLNLVSKEKTDDGLDDMGGAQGAPVQGHVPGLETSLDHLEDSCHMGSDIDFRPKLVNGKGPLDNFLRSQVETSIGQTVVIIDLTEDSSDPPDGTMGHDKLNSAASPSQENVNGVTDEAGDDRGLPMVSQKDELAFPEEALSDLPCKTEAGGADSGGVERRGLSQKGSPQSLPELTGGLRTCSEKDQDGWSGARGILFKGKVPVVVLQDILAARTRAKSPPATPPGQAVPSESEALESSPEEDSVLSHSSLSSSSPTSSPEGQSAPAKQHSSPSPLPASTPVRRISKKLVRGSAEKNKMRPQRDKERLGKQLKLRAEKEEKEKLREEARRAKEEARKKREEEKELKEKERREKREKDEKEKAEKQRRKEERRKERQEALEAKLEEKRKKEEEKRLREEEKRIKAEKAEITRFFQKPKTPQAPKTLAGSCGKFAPFEIKEHMVLAPRCRTAFDQDLCDQLDQLLRQQSGEFSFLKDLKSRRPLRSGPTVVCNQNTELFNSGVVILESSKVDGVPERRRFGRMKLLQFSENHRPAYWGTWNRKTTVIHPRDPWAQDRSLLDYEVDSDEEWEEDEPGESLSHSEGDDDDEVGEDEDEDDGFFVPHGYLSEDEGVTEECADPENHKVRQKLKAKEWDEFLAKGKRFRILQPVKIGCVWAADRDSGADLKVLQQFTACLLETAPPEEEQTPKASKKEKKDQQILAQLLPLLHGNVNGSKVIIREFQECCRRGLLSKDAGSPELSAASPPSPGHSRPQTPTAGEDTAVPSKARLKRIISENSVYEKRPDYRMCWYVHPQVLKNFAQEHLPVPCQWSYVTTVPSATREDSGSVPAAGPSQGTPVSLKRKSVGSMCITQFMKKRRHDGQVGAGDLDGFQADTEEEEEEEGDCVIMDISDVGDIQAPCGTTPGAGGSVGMNTSESLVASSSLGPS
- the CHAF1A gene encoding chromatin assembly factor 1 subunit A isoform X2, which codes for MDCKDRPAFPVKKLIQARLPFKRLNLVSKEKTDDGLDDMGGAQGAPVQGHVPGLETSLDHLEDSCHMGSDIDFRPKLVNGKGPLDNFLRSQVETSIGQTVVIIDLTEDSSDPPDGTMGHDKLNSAASPSQENVNGVTDEAGDDRGLPMVSQKDELAFPEEALSDLPCKTEAGGADSGGVERRGLSQKGSPQSLPELTGGLRTCSEKDQDGWSGARGILFKGKVPVVVLQDILAARTRAKSPPATPPGQAVPSESEALESSPEEDSVLSHSSLSSSSPTSSPEGQSAPAKQHSSPSPLPASTPVRRISKKLVRGSAEKNKMRPQRDKERLGKQLKLRAEKEEKEKLREEARRAKEEARKKREEEKELKEKERREKREKDEKEKAEKQRRKEERRKERQEALEAKLEEKRKKEEEKRLREEEKRIKAEKAEITRFFQKPKTPQAPKTLAGSCGKFAPFEIKEHMVLAPRCRTAFDQDLCDQLDQLLRQQSGEFSFLKDLKSRRPLRSGPTVVCNQNTELFNSGVVILESSKVDGVPERRRFGRMKLLQFSENHRPAYWGTWNRKTTVIHPRDPWAQDRSLLDYEVDSDEEWEEDEPGESLSHSEGDDDDEVGEDEDEDDGFFVPHGYLSEDEGVTEECADPENHKVRQKLKAKEWDEFLAKGKRFRILQPVKIGCVWAADRDSGADLKVLQQFTACLLETAPPEEEQTPKASKKEKKDQQILAQLLPLLHGNVNGSKVIIREFQECCRRGLLSKDAGSPELSAASPPSPGHSRPQTPTAGEDTAVPSKARLKRIISENSVYEKRPDYRMCWYVHPQVLKNFAQEHLPVPCQWSYVTTVPSATREDSGSVPAAGPSQGTPVSLKRKSVGSMCITQFMKKRRHDGQVGAGDLDGFQADTEEEEEEEGDCVIMDISDVGDIQAPCGTTPGAGGSVGMNTSESLVASSSLGPS